A genome region from Hymenobacter tibetensis includes the following:
- the selD gene encoding selenide, water dikinase SelD translates to MTPETTDQIRLTQYSHGAGCGCKIAPKVLDQILHTSIPQPHDDKLLVGNSSRDDAAVYDIGNGQALISTTDFFMPIVDDAYDFGRIASANAISDVYAMGGRPVMAIAVLGWPIDKLAPEVARRVIEGSRSICQEAGIPLAGGHSIDSPEPIFGLAVTGMLAIENLKQNDTATAGCELYLTKPLGVGMLTTAQKRGILRPEDEQIAPRSMMQLNKIGEDLGKLAAVRAMTDVTGFGLLGHLSEVCEGSNLTAEVRFSAVPLIQEAELYRAQKAIPGGTVRNWDSYGHKIGAITDEQRAWLCDPQTSGGLLVCVEPAGRNQVQAVFKQHGLELQPFGTLREHRADEAWIQVS, encoded by the coding sequence ATGACTCCCGAAACCACCGACCAAATTCGCCTCACCCAGTACAGCCACGGTGCTGGCTGCGGCTGCAAAATAGCGCCCAAGGTGCTCGACCAGATTCTGCACACCAGTATTCCGCAGCCCCACGACGACAAGTTGCTGGTCGGAAACTCCTCGCGCGATGATGCGGCTGTCTATGACATTGGCAACGGACAGGCACTCATCAGCACCACCGACTTCTTCATGCCCATCGTGGATGATGCCTACGATTTCGGGCGTATTGCTTCCGCCAATGCCATCAGTGACGTGTATGCTATGGGCGGGCGGCCCGTTATGGCCATTGCCGTGCTTGGATGGCCTATTGATAAGCTGGCGCCGGAAGTAGCTCGCCGCGTGATAGAAGGAAGCCGGAGTATCTGCCAGGAAGCGGGCATCCCGCTGGCTGGCGGCCACAGCATCGACTCGCCCGAGCCTATTTTCGGCTTGGCCGTGACGGGCATGCTCGCCATCGAAAACCTCAAGCAAAATGATACGGCCACTGCTGGCTGTGAACTGTACCTCACCAAACCTCTCGGCGTGGGCATGCTCACGACAGCTCAGAAGCGTGGAATTCTGCGCCCCGAGGACGAGCAAATAGCGCCGCGCAGCATGATGCAGCTCAACAAAATAGGCGAAGACTTAGGCAAACTCGCCGCGGTGCGCGCCATGACCGACGTGACAGGCTTTGGCTTGTTGGGCCATCTTTCTGAGGTATGCGAAGGCAGCAACTTAACAGCAGAAGTACGTTTTAGCGCCGTGCCGCTCATTCAGGAAGCCGAATTGTACCGGGCGCAAAAAGCCATTCCGGGTGGTACCGTGCGCAATTGGGACTCGTACGGCCACAAGATTGGCGCCATCACCGACGAGCAACGCGCCTGGCTCTGCGACCCCCAAACGTCGGGCGGGCTTCTGGTGTGCGTAGAACCAGCTGGGCGCAACCAAGTGCAGGCAGTGTTCAAGCAGCACGGCCTAGAACTGCAGCCTTTCGGAACGTTGCGTGAGCATCGAGCCGATGAGGCGTGGATTCAGGTTAGTTAA
- a CDS encoding VOC family protein has translation MPKLRVARPTDQLAAVLCFYRDGLGLTELASFTAHNGFDGVMLGAPQAPYHLEFTHQPGHHVGRAPTADHLLVFYLPERSEWEAAVQRMQAAGFAPLPAYNPYWDQLGLTFEDPDGYHVVLQHSAWAL, from the coding sequence GTGCCTAAGCTGCGAGTTGCTCGCCCTACTGACCAATTGGCGGCTGTGCTGTGCTTCTACCGCGACGGACTAGGCCTCACCGAACTCGCTTCCTTTACTGCCCACAATGGGTTTGATGGCGTAATGCTGGGTGCCCCGCAGGCTCCTTACCACTTGGAATTCACACACCAACCCGGCCACCACGTAGGCCGGGCACCCACCGCCGATCATCTATTGGTGTTCTACTTACCAGAACGGTCGGAGTGGGAGGCGGCGGTGCAGCGCATGCAAGCAGCCGGCTTTGCGCCACTTCCGGCTTACAATCCGTATTGGGACCAGTTGGGCCTTACGTTTGAAGACCCGGATGGCTACCACGTAGTATTGCAACATAGCGCTTGGGCGCTATAG
- the mnmH gene encoding tRNA 2-selenouridine(34) synthase MnmH gives MPRSPLPDFLQGPANTPILDVRAPVEYAHGHIPGALSFPLFSDEERARIGTTYKQASQDKAVLLGLDLFGPKMSQMVKVATKLAPGKEVRVHCWRGGMRSGAVQWLLELAGFQVHLLNKGYKEYRQWVLAQLAVPRPLLVLGGLTGSGKTDVLHELARLQEPIVDLEGLASHKGSAFGSIGLPPQPTQEQFENDLAFALNKLSVDVPVWVEDESRTIGGIHVPPPLFRQMSEAPLVVLEIPRSVRVRKLAEEYGREDPGALATSILRIRKRLGGLATKEALSAIGEDDMEKMVSLVLDYYDKTYSHGLTNRSAIRVPSDTCDAAVNAELVQLAARQANLLTDHPTSLPSRGA, from the coding sequence ATGCCTCGCTCGCCCCTCCCCGACTTTCTGCAAGGTCCTGCCAACACGCCTATTCTTGATGTGCGTGCTCCGGTGGAGTACGCCCACGGCCACATACCGGGGGCGCTGAGCTTTCCTTTGTTTTCCGATGAGGAGCGGGCCCGCATCGGCACTACCTACAAGCAAGCCAGCCAGGACAAAGCCGTGTTATTGGGGCTGGACTTGTTTGGGCCGAAGATGAGCCAGATGGTGAAAGTGGCCACCAAACTAGCTCCGGGCAAGGAAGTGCGCGTGCATTGCTGGCGCGGCGGTATGCGCAGTGGCGCTGTGCAATGGCTGCTGGAATTGGCAGGCTTTCAGGTGCATTTGCTGAATAAAGGCTATAAGGAGTATCGCCAGTGGGTGCTTGCCCAACTCGCAGTGCCCCGGCCTTTGCTGGTGTTAGGAGGCCTTACAGGATCAGGCAAAACCGATGTCCTGCACGAGCTGGCGCGGCTACAGGAGCCAATAGTGGATTTGGAAGGCCTAGCCAGCCACAAGGGTTCGGCCTTTGGAAGCATTGGCCTGCCGCCCCAGCCCACGCAAGAGCAGTTTGAAAACGACTTGGCATTTGCGTTGAACAAGCTTTCGGTGGACGTTCCAGTTTGGGTGGAAGACGAGAGCCGCACGATTGGTGGCATTCATGTGCCACCGCCCTTGTTCCGGCAAATGAGCGAAGCCCCGCTGGTGGTGCTGGAAATACCGCGTTCCGTCCGAGTGCGCAAGCTAGCCGAAGAATACGGCCGCGAAGACCCAGGTGCCTTGGCTACGTCTATCCTGCGCATCAGAAAGCGGTTGGGTGGGCTGGCCACCAAGGAAGCGTTGTCTGCTATTGGAGAAGACGATATGGAGAAGATGGTAAGTTTAGTGCTAGATTACTATGACAAGACCTATAGCCACGGCCTAACGAACCGTTCTGCTATCCGCGTCCCATCTGATACCTGTGACGCTGCCGTAAATGCCGAGTTGGTGCAGCTAGCAGCCCGACAAGCTAATCTGCTTACTGACCACCCTACTTCCCTCCCTTCCCGTGGTGCCTAA